Proteins from one Legionella taurinensis genomic window:
- the apbC gene encoding iron-sulfur cluster carrier protein ApbC, with translation MNIHDTVITTLAPLIDPFSGQSLEQLGFAADIVPEQSKLSIALTAGFPIQPLQDALLLKINQELARVFPDTVIETGLDSFIRAHRTQLPGRGLRGVKNTIAIASGKGGVGKSTVAVNLAAALARAGARVGILDADIYGPSIPMMLGGHHDVAIKDERYVPVSAHGLQAMSIGYLTDSEEALIWRGPMLAKSLLQMLDITAWDELDYLFIDLPPGTGDIQLSLVQKIPLTAAIVVTTPQAIATLDAQKAIKMFEKTAIDVLGLVENMSLHRCSACGHQEAIFGEGGAQELSEKFNIPLLGQLPLNSEIRHLADAGSPIALQASETGQLFTKTAMQAAIALAKKPLNYADKFPPIVVE, from the coding sequence ATGAATATTCACGACACGGTCATCACCACCCTTGCGCCCTTAATTGATCCTTTTTCCGGACAGAGTCTGGAACAACTCGGTTTTGCTGCGGATATTGTCCCTGAGCAGTCCAAATTAAGCATTGCGCTGACTGCCGGCTTTCCAATCCAGCCCCTTCAAGACGCCCTGTTGTTAAAAATCAATCAGGAGCTAGCCCGGGTTTTTCCCGATACCGTGATTGAGACAGGTCTTGATTCTTTTATTCGCGCACACCGCACCCAATTACCCGGACGGGGGTTACGCGGCGTCAAAAACACCATCGCCATTGCATCCGGTAAAGGAGGAGTGGGTAAATCCACCGTGGCAGTGAATCTCGCTGCCGCCCTGGCCCGTGCCGGCGCACGTGTGGGTATTCTCGATGCCGACATTTATGGTCCCAGCATCCCCATGATGCTGGGTGGACACCATGACGTGGCCATCAAGGACGAACGCTACGTCCCGGTCAGCGCCCACGGTCTTCAGGCCATGTCCATCGGTTACCTGACTGACAGTGAGGAGGCATTAATCTGGCGAGGCCCCATGCTTGCCAAATCCCTGCTGCAAATGCTGGATATCACCGCCTGGGATGAGCTCGATTATCTCTTCATTGATTTACCGCCAGGCACGGGCGATATTCAATTAAGTCTGGTTCAGAAAATTCCCCTCACCGCTGCCATCGTGGTCACCACACCGCAGGCGATTGCCACGCTGGATGCGCAAAAAGCGATAAAAATGTTTGAAAAAACCGCCATTGACGTGTTGGGCCTGGTGGAAAACATGTCCCTGCACCGTTGCAGTGCCTGCGGCCATCAGGAAGCCATTTTTGGCGAGGGCGGCGCCCAGGAATTAAGCGAAAAATTCAATATCCCCCTGTTAGGTCAACTGCCTTTAAACAGCGAGATTCGACACTTAGCTGATGCCGGCTCACCTATCGCCCTGCAAGCCAGCGAAACGGGTCAATTATTCACCAAAACCGCCATGCAGGCCGCCATCGCTCTGGCAAAAAAACCGCTCAATTACGCCGACAAATTCCCTCCGATTGTGGTTGAGTAA
- a CDS encoding bifunctional aspartate kinase/diaminopimelate decarboxylase, translating to MQQLITKFGGTSVSSRQTWDNIAKITRHHIDQGAQPVIVCSAMTQISNKLEQATHAALLNQHQTIYRDICNSHYELAKALEVPDELLAGELTQLDQLLTGVALLREAPAKTKAQIMSLGEIMMTRLGHAFLNNRGIRCQWFDVKEALISTPIAGGDSINYLAARCDSLPNPALSQRLRDTGAQAIITQGFFAANEQGDTVLLGRGGSDTSAALLAAILEASLCEIWTDVPGIYTANPHQLPHARLLKQLNYDEAQEIASMGAKVLHPNCLPPVRKAGIPMVVKYTRMPEHSGTRISKESDDNAPPIKAIEVKHSIILISIDTLNMWQQVGFLADVFTAFKKHGFSVDLLSSSEFNVTLSLDSNAKLQDRRTLDALINDLNCFGRARLIEPCSAVSLVGHHIRTVLPQLGPTLEVFEAKQIYLMSLASNDLNLTFVVDESQAEKLRQKLHNLLIESNPQSFYYSKSWHEEFGEPSLRPAPWWETEREQLLQIAQTDSPCYVYHRPTLASRADELTGMQSIDTLFYAMKANPHPDVLRTFYDKGLGFECVSINELQCLMALFPEIDPNRILFTPNFAPRFEYEFAFKLQCHVTVDSLYPLQNWPELFKKKSVILRIDPGSGAGHHKFVSTAGNESKFGIPQSDLSAAVELVKTHQIKVVGLHSHSGSGILTTELWQTTALMLTELISQFPDVQIINLGGGIGIAEKPGQQPFDLAALDSSLQAVKSRFNHLSFWLEPGRFLVADSGAILAKVTQCKEKGKVRFIGIETGMNSLVRPALYGAYHEIVNLSRLHEEKTGFAHVVGPICESSDTLGYDRPFPHTEENDILLIANTGAYGHCMSSNYNLRPAAREIMVG from the coding sequence ATGCAACAGCTCATCACCAAATTTGGCGGTACCAGCGTCTCATCCCGGCAAACCTGGGACAATATCGCAAAAATTACCAGGCATCACATTGACCAGGGTGCTCAGCCGGTCATTGTCTGCTCCGCCATGACGCAGATATCGAACAAGCTGGAACAGGCCACCCACGCCGCGTTGCTGAATCAGCACCAGACCATCTACAGGGATATCTGTAACAGCCACTATGAGCTGGCAAAAGCGCTGGAGGTCCCGGATGAGCTGCTGGCAGGCGAACTCACACAGCTGGACCAACTGTTGACAGGCGTAGCCCTGCTCAGAGAAGCGCCGGCAAAAACCAAAGCGCAGATTATGAGCCTTGGTGAAATCATGATGACGCGTCTGGGTCATGCTTTTCTTAACAACAGGGGCATTCGATGCCAGTGGTTTGATGTGAAAGAAGCGTTGATCTCCACACCGATTGCCGGGGGAGATTCCATCAATTACCTCGCTGCACGCTGCGACAGCCTCCCGAATCCCGCCCTTAGCCAGCGGCTGCGTGATACGGGCGCGCAAGCCATCATTACCCAGGGCTTTTTTGCGGCCAATGAACAGGGCGATACCGTCCTGCTTGGCCGTGGCGGCTCCGACACTTCCGCGGCCCTGCTGGCTGCCATTCTCGAAGCGAGCCTGTGTGAAATCTGGACGGATGTGCCCGGGATTTACACCGCCAATCCCCACCAGTTACCTCATGCCCGCCTGCTGAAACAGTTAAACTACGACGAGGCACAGGAAATTGCCTCCATGGGTGCCAAGGTGCTGCATCCCAATTGCCTGCCGCCGGTACGCAAAGCCGGCATTCCCATGGTGGTGAAGTACACCCGCATGCCCGAACATTCCGGCACGCGCATTTCCAAGGAGAGCGATGATAATGCGCCGCCCATTAAAGCCATTGAGGTCAAGCACAGCATCATCCTCATCTCCATCGACACCCTGAACATGTGGCAACAGGTCGGTTTCTTGGCCGATGTGTTTACCGCCTTTAAAAAACACGGCTTTTCGGTGGATTTACTGTCCTCCTCTGAATTCAACGTCACCCTGTCTTTAGACAGCAACGCCAAACTGCAGGATCGTCGCACACTCGATGCCTTGATCAATGACTTGAACTGTTTTGGCCGCGCCCGTCTCATTGAACCCTGCAGCGCGGTCAGTCTTGTGGGTCATCACATCCGTACGGTATTGCCGCAATTAGGTCCGACGCTTGAAGTCTTTGAAGCCAAACAGATTTACCTCATGTCCCTGGCCTCCAATGATTTGAACTTAACTTTCGTGGTGGACGAATCACAGGCTGAAAAGCTGCGCCAGAAGCTGCATAATCTGCTGATTGAAAGCAACCCGCAGAGCTTTTACTATTCCAAAAGCTGGCACGAGGAATTCGGCGAGCCTTCCCTTCGCCCTGCCCCCTGGTGGGAAACGGAGCGCGAGCAATTACTGCAAATCGCCCAGACCGATTCCCCCTGTTATGTCTATCATCGCCCGACCTTGGCTTCCCGGGCCGATGAATTAACGGGGATGCAATCCATTGACACTCTCTTTTATGCCATGAAGGCCAACCCGCATCCGGATGTGTTGCGGACTTTTTACGACAAAGGCTTAGGCTTTGAATGCGTATCGATTAACGAACTTCAGTGTTTAATGGCTTTGTTTCCTGAAATAGACCCCAACCGGATTCTATTTACTCCCAATTTCGCCCCCCGCTTCGAATACGAGTTTGCCTTTAAACTCCAATGCCATGTCACGGTAGACAGCCTCTATCCCCTGCAAAACTGGCCTGAACTGTTTAAGAAGAAATCCGTTATTCTGCGCATTGACCCAGGCAGCGGCGCCGGTCATCATAAATTCGTGTCCACCGCCGGCAACGAATCCAAATTCGGTATTCCGCAAAGCGATCTCTCTGCGGCAGTGGAATTGGTCAAAACGCATCAAATCAAGGTGGTGGGTCTGCATTCCCATTCTGGCAGCGGTATTTTAACCACTGAACTCTGGCAGACCACGGCCTTGATGCTGACTGAATTAATCAGTCAATTCCCGGATGTGCAAATCATTAACCTGGGCGGCGGCATCGGCATTGCCGAAAAACCGGGACAACAGCCCTTTGACCTTGCCGCCCTGGATTCTTCGTTACAGGCCGTTAAATCGCGCTTTAACCATTTGTCTTTCTGGCTTGAGCCGGGACGCTTTTTAGTCGCTGACAGCGGCGCCATTCTGGCTAAAGTGACGCAATGCAAGGAAAAAGGCAAAGTGCGTTTTATCGGCATTGAAACCGGCATGAATTCTCTGGTACGGCCTGCCCTGTACGGCGCCTACCATGAAATTGTCAATTTAAGCCGTCTTCATGAGGAAAAAACAGGGTTTGCCCATGTGGTGGGCCCGATTTGCGAATCGAGCGATACGCTGGGCTATGATCGTCCCTTTCCGCACACCGAAGAAAACGACATTTTACTTATCGCCAATACCGGTGCCTACGGTCATTGCATGAGTTCCAATTACAATCTGCGCCCTGCCGCCCGTGAAATCATGGTGGGTTGA
- a CDS encoding UvrD-helicase domain-containing protein → MLKDSRQRSLAIDPTQSFIVQAPAGSGKTEILTQRFLRLLSTVNAPEQIIALTFTRKAASEMRERILRAIQQVADNIPPQSPHQQQTFALAGAALQHDKTLGWQLLKHPQRLRIMTIDALCQSITQAIPLPEKQFPYATITEQPQRYYEQAARACTEHALADESLNPCLTILLQHLDNRQDRLYELLSGLLEKRDQWLEILFSAKTQDRAGYEQGLALIEAHALQRLIRSIPSELADELCRLCQQLAQAESNPHSPRYPLHEWYSFEQMNNHQAAALAGVLLKSDHQLRQGFDHHVGLQKSTVDAVLYRELKERSKALLEALQDFPDFREALVRVANLPPPQYDREQWEVLQALMTLLPLLAAHLQLLFKEANACDFTAITEQSLLALGDEDNPTDLTLHLDNAIHHLLVDEFQDTSIQQYRLLEKLTQGWQPDEGKTLFLVGDPMQSIYRFRQAEVGLFIKAKHQGIGAIKLTPLELSCNFRSSATLVNWVNARFQSIFPALDDMESGAVSFHPSTSVHAAGEDSTITAWQCANREQEANTLLQLIEHERSVYPDADIAILVRSRSQLKEIVSLLSRKNIPFQGVEIQQLTALPHIQDIASLTKALLYPADRIAWLALLRSPWCGLPIADLYHLANHDRKKSIYYALQHLHELPQLSEEGLLRARFVSQVLTDALENRHQQSLVDWIRATAKRLHADRLLNDNQRKDLEQFWCLLESHSEQGQLVDMGRFKTAMKQLYSEQASPSRLQIMTIHKSKGLEFDSVILPGLGSKAVNSDQPLLRWLTLPSEPKNLVLLSPLRAAYKKECRLYNYLAYLDAEKDDYELQRLLYVAATRAKKRLHLLDNQENDSRKSTFRALLKAQAFNVQEDESPRESVVKPPPALTRLPRHYYEQAAPEEKKERNEIQFPETSSHARQLGIAAHELLQWVCTAHPQTMDELPWVYMENQLLLSGLTKEQCQDALDRLRQQIRLVFEEDTIAHWICKAHTGEKNEYELLAREQGRIRTYILDRTFIADGCRWIIDFKTGSDDDLAREAHRKQVNTYASLLLQEEKRPIRCGVYYLASGHWLNWDFQPQPLPA, encoded by the coding sequence ATGCTTAAAGACAGTCGGCAACGCAGTCTGGCGATTGATCCCACGCAGTCATTCATTGTCCAGGCCCCGGCAGGGTCTGGCAAAACTGAAATTTTGACGCAGCGTTTTCTGCGGCTGCTCAGCACAGTGAATGCACCGGAACAGATTATCGCACTCACCTTCACCCGCAAGGCCGCCAGCGAAATGCGCGAGCGCATTCTCAGGGCGATCCAGCAGGTCGCTGACAACATTCCTCCTCAATCACCCCATCAACAGCAGACGTTTGCACTGGCAGGAGCGGCGTTGCAGCACGATAAGACGCTTGGCTGGCAACTCTTAAAACACCCGCAGCGTTTGCGCATCATGACCATTGATGCCCTGTGCCAGAGTATCACGCAGGCCATCCCGCTGCCCGAAAAGCAATTCCCCTATGCCACGATCACGGAGCAGCCACAGCGTTATTACGAACAGGCCGCACGTGCCTGCACAGAACATGCCTTGGCGGATGAGTCGCTGAACCCATGCCTTACGATTCTCTTGCAGCACCTCGATAACCGTCAGGATCGCTTGTATGAGCTGTTAAGCGGGCTTCTCGAAAAGCGCGATCAATGGCTTGAGATTCTCTTCAGCGCCAAAACACAGGATAGGGCTGGGTATGAACAGGGGTTAGCCTTGATCGAAGCCCATGCCCTGCAGCGATTAATCCGAAGTATTCCTTCTGAACTGGCAGATGAATTATGCCGTCTTTGTCAACAATTAGCCCAAGCGGAAAGCAACCCGCATTCGCCCCGCTACCCGCTTCACGAGTGGTATTCCTTTGAGCAAATGAACAACCATCAGGCGGCAGCGCTGGCTGGGGTTTTGTTAAAATCGGACCATCAGTTACGCCAGGGATTTGATCACCACGTCGGTCTGCAAAAAAGCACGGTCGATGCCGTGCTTTACCGTGAGCTTAAAGAAAGAAGTAAAGCCTTGCTTGAGGCCCTGCAGGACTTTCCTGACTTTCGCGAGGCACTGGTGCGGGTCGCGAACCTTCCGCCGCCGCAGTATGATCGGGAGCAATGGGAGGTTCTTCAGGCCTTGATGACCCTGTTGCCGCTTTTGGCCGCTCACCTGCAACTGCTTTTTAAAGAAGCCAATGCCTGTGATTTTACCGCCATTACCGAGCAGAGCCTTTTGGCCTTAGGCGATGAAGACAATCCCACGGATTTGACCCTGCATCTGGACAATGCAATCCACCACCTGCTGGTGGATGAATTCCAGGATACCTCCATTCAACAATACCGGCTGCTTGAAAAACTCACGCAGGGGTGGCAACCGGATGAGGGTAAAACCCTGTTTTTGGTGGGCGACCCCATGCAATCCATTTACCGCTTCAGGCAGGCGGAGGTCGGATTATTCATTAAAGCCAAACATCAGGGCATTGGGGCAATCAAGCTGACTCCACTGGAATTAAGCTGCAATTTCCGTTCGTCAGCCACCCTTGTCAACTGGGTGAACGCCCGTTTTCAATCCATTTTCCCAGCCCTGGATGACATGGAATCCGGCGCGGTGTCCTTTCATCCATCAACGTCTGTTCATGCCGCGGGGGAAGACAGCACCATCACCGCCTGGCAATGCGCCAACCGCGAACAGGAAGCAAACACGCTGCTGCAATTGATTGAGCACGAGCGTTCAGTCTATCCCGACGCAGATATCGCCATTCTGGTGCGTTCCCGCAGCCAGTTAAAAGAAATCGTAAGCCTGCTCTCCCGCAAAAACATCCCTTTTCAGGGCGTGGAGATTCAACAATTAACAGCCTTACCTCATATTCAGGATATCGCCTCGCTGACCAAAGCCCTGCTCTACCCTGCCGATCGCATCGCCTGGTTAGCCCTGTTGCGAAGCCCATGGTGCGGCTTACCCATAGCCGATTTGTACCATCTGGCTAACCATGACCGCAAAAAATCAATTTACTACGCCTTGCAGCATCTTCATGAATTACCGCAACTCAGTGAAGAAGGACTGCTTCGCGCCCGCTTTGTGAGTCAGGTACTGACGGACGCCCTGGAAAACCGCCACCAGCAGTCATTGGTTGACTGGATTCGCGCGACTGCAAAACGCCTGCATGCCGATCGCCTACTGAATGACAATCAAAGAAAGGACCTTGAACAGTTCTGGTGTCTGCTGGAGAGTCACAGTGAACAGGGGCAACTTGTGGACATGGGCCGCTTTAAAACGGCGATGAAACAATTGTATTCCGAGCAGGCGAGTCCCTCGCGTCTGCAAATCATGACCATCCATAAATCCAAAGGATTGGAGTTCGACAGCGTCATTCTTCCCGGTCTTGGCAGTAAAGCAGTCAATTCCGATCAGCCTTTGCTGCGATGGCTCACGCTGCCAAGCGAGCCCAAGAACCTGGTTCTTCTCTCGCCTTTACGCGCCGCTTATAAAAAAGAATGCCGCTTGTATAATTACCTGGCTTACCTCGATGCGGAAAAGGACGACTACGAATTGCAACGCCTATTGTACGTAGCCGCCACTCGCGCTAAAAAACGCCTGCATTTGCTGGACAATCAAGAAAACGACAGCCGTAAATCCACGTTCAGGGCATTGCTTAAGGCACAGGCGTTCAATGTTCAGGAGGACGAATCTCCCCGTGAATCAGTCGTTAAACCGCCGCCGGCCCTCACCCGCTTACCCCGCCATTATTATGAACAGGCGGCCCCGGAAGAAAAAAAGGAACGAAATGAAATTCAATTTCCTGAAACCAGTTCCCATGCAAGGCAACTCGGCATTGCCGCACACGAGCTGCTGCAATGGGTGTGTACTGCCCATCCGCAAACCATGGACGAACTGCCCTGGGTGTACATGGAAAACCAGCTGCTGCTGTCGGGACTAACCAAAGAGCAATGCCAGGACGCCCTGGACCGGCTTCGGCAACAGATTCGTCTGGTATTTGAAGAAGACACCATCGCCCACTGGATTTGCAAAGCCCATACCGGGGAAAAAAACGAATACGAGCTCCTTGCCAGAGAACAGGGCCGCATCCGAACCTACATTCTCGACCGAACCTTTATCGCGGATGGCTGCCGCTGGATTATTGACTTTAAGACAGGCAGCGATGACGATCTGGCCCGTGAGGCGCACCGCAAACAGGTTAACACGTATGCCTCACTCCTCCTGCAGGAGGAAAAACGGCCGATTCGTTGCGGCGTTTATTACCTGGCCAGCGGTCACTGGCTCAACTGGGATTTTCAACCGCAGCCCCTGCCTGCCTGA
- a CDS encoding OmpP1/FadL family transporter, which produces MKGMQKPMKSILSAAILSAMATGAHAAGFSLYTESSAAATGNFAAGIAAEGYDASIGWYNPAGLVLIRDQQAVFGGVGVFPGAKLSGNTTFATVIAPGLTSTYRQSFSDIKGEVDALVPSFHYALPLGENATFGVSVTSPYGLATDWSTFYPTRYAATFTELITTNISPQIGGRITEHFALGAGVDLQYARVKFNSIIGAPAFLQFIGANPMLFDSYSYNKGDSFGTGFHVGALAMFNENNTRIGLNYQSVMHHEFHGYSTLTGRLASGPALDNHNASFTSDILFSNPIELPDVVTLSGFHHLNDKVDLLASVVYTGWHTVRNIQLNNVAAFSLALERQVLVNSTSTENYDNAWRFAVGANYHVNDVFMIRVGGGYDETPTQDAFRTIRLPDADRWALSVGAHYQWRPNLGVDVGYTHLFADDVLINKTVIAGPGSTFNVNATGKARADLLGAQLVWMIDQPAPVPAGK; this is translated from the coding sequence GTGAAAGGTATGCAAAAACCCATGAAATCGATTCTTAGTGCTGCCATTCTCAGTGCAATGGCTACCGGAGCTCATGCTGCGGGCTTTTCGCTGTACACAGAAAGCAGCGCAGCGGCTACAGGTAACTTCGCTGCAGGTATCGCTGCCGAAGGTTACGATGCATCGATTGGCTGGTATAACCCTGCGGGGCTTGTGTTGATTCGCGATCAACAGGCTGTTTTTGGCGGCGTTGGTGTATTTCCCGGTGCCAAGTTAAGCGGTAATACAACGTTTGCTACGGTGATTGCCCCCGGATTAACGTCCACTTACAGGCAATCATTCAGTGACATCAAGGGCGAAGTTGACGCGTTGGTTCCTTCTTTCCACTATGCACTGCCTTTAGGCGAAAACGCGACTTTTGGCGTCAGCGTCACGTCTCCTTATGGTCTGGCTACAGACTGGAGCACGTTTTACCCCACGCGTTACGCGGCCACGTTCACGGAGTTGATCACAACCAATATCTCTCCACAAATCGGCGGCAGAATCACTGAACATTTCGCTCTGGGTGCCGGGGTTGACCTGCAATATGCCCGCGTGAAATTCAACAGCATTATCGGTGCACCGGCTTTCCTGCAGTTCATCGGCGCAAACCCCATGCTGTTTGATTCTTATTCTTACAACAAAGGCGATTCATTTGGTACCGGTTTCCACGTCGGTGCGTTGGCCATGTTCAATGAAAACAACACGCGCATTGGTTTGAACTACCAATCCGTCATGCATCATGAATTCCATGGTTACAGCACGTTGACCGGACGTCTGGCTTCTGGCCCGGCCCTGGATAACCATAATGCCTCCTTCACCAGCGACATTCTTTTCAGTAATCCGATTGAGCTGCCCGATGTGGTTACTCTGTCAGGCTTCCATCATCTGAATGATAAAGTCGATTTACTGGCGTCTGTGGTTTACACCGGATGGCATACTGTAAGAAACATTCAATTGAATAACGTCGCAGCCTTCTCTCTGGCACTGGAAAGACAAGTACTGGTCAATTCCACGTCCACTGAGAATTACGACAATGCCTGGCGTTTTGCAGTCGGTGCAAACTACCACGTCAATGATGTCTTCATGATTCGTGTGGGTGGCGGTTATGACGAGACACCAACGCAGGATGCATTCCGTACCATTCGTTTACCGGATGCGGATCGTTGGGCCTTGTCTGTGGGTGCTCATTATCAATGGCGTCCTAATCTGGGTGTGGATGTGGGGTATACCCATCTGTTTGCTGATGATGTGCTCATTAACAAAACAGTCATAGCCGGTCCTGGCAGCACCTTCAACGTCAATGCCACAGGTAAAGCCCGTGCCGATCTCCTGGGCGCGCAGCTGGTGTGGATGATTGATCAACCTGCTCCTGTTCCAGCCGGAAAATAA
- a CDS encoding amino acid permease — MSQSKAKLSLFKLVMMTVVAIDSLKNLPTNAQYGSELIMFYLLATLTFFIPSALVTAELATAWPATGGIYVWVREAFGKGAAFLIVWMQWLMAMSWYPAILSFISATLAYLISAELAVNSVYIFFSIQLLHWGAILVVSKGLTVSSRLSTLSAVIGVIIPMLFFIALAIGWVASGHSSEIDGLSFSGGSLALSDKLRLYITLLYSLMGMEIIAAHAGDVRDPQTNFPRALLISAGIILATVIPASLAIAMVVPAKKISLISGVIDAYTAFLKAFDLTWLKPIVILAVALGSFGIFFTWFLASSRCLLLAAQDGSLPTFLQKTNREHMPIRLLVLQGVLFSVLSFAFVFLPSVNSAFWLFSAAAAQCALLYYVVIFMTALRLRYCHTQRPRPFRVGRKPWVMPLVIGVGSLSCLMAFAFGFIPPSEMDARQILQYELWLVGLLVGGLAVGGLIYQWSQRRLSVPWRLAVQEPIRQAGAAVENPS; from the coding sequence ATGAGTCAGTCCAAGGCTAAATTGAGCCTCTTTAAACTGGTCATGATGACGGTAGTGGCGATTGACAGTTTGAAAAACCTACCGACCAATGCGCAATACGGTTCTGAATTGATTATGTTCTACCTGCTCGCCACCCTTACTTTTTTTATCCCATCAGCGCTGGTCACTGCCGAATTGGCCACTGCCTGGCCTGCGACCGGCGGGATTTATGTCTGGGTAAGAGAGGCGTTCGGCAAAGGCGCTGCCTTTCTCATCGTCTGGATGCAATGGTTGATGGCCATGTCGTGGTATCCGGCCATTTTGTCGTTTATCAGCGCGACGCTGGCTTATCTTATTTCCGCCGAACTGGCAGTTAATTCCGTGTATATTTTTTTCTCCATCCAGTTGCTGCACTGGGGGGCGATTCTGGTGGTCAGTAAGGGCTTAACGGTATCGAGCCGCTTAAGTACCCTAAGCGCTGTCATTGGCGTAATTATCCCCATGCTGTTTTTTATCGCCTTAGCCATTGGTTGGGTGGCGAGCGGCCATTCGTCCGAAATCGACGGGCTGTCCTTTAGCGGCGGTTCCCTTGCGCTGTCCGATAAACTCCGTCTGTACATTACGCTGCTGTACAGTTTAATGGGGATGGAGATTATTGCAGCGCATGCCGGTGATGTGCGTGATCCGCAAACCAATTTTCCGCGCGCCCTGCTGATTTCTGCGGGTATTATTCTGGCGACGGTTATTCCAGCGTCACTCGCCATCGCCATGGTGGTGCCGGCGAAGAAGATTAGTTTAATCTCCGGGGTCATTGATGCCTATACCGCTTTTTTGAAGGCGTTTGATTTGACCTGGCTTAAGCCGATCGTTATTCTGGCGGTTGCTCTAGGCAGTTTTGGTATTTTCTTTACCTGGTTTTTAGCCAGCTCCCGCTGCTTGCTACTGGCCGCTCAGGATGGTTCGCTTCCGACTTTTTTACAAAAGACAAATCGCGAACACATGCCCATTCGGTTACTGGTCCTGCAGGGGGTGTTGTTCAGTGTGTTGTCCTTTGCCTTTGTTTTTCTTCCCTCCGTCAATAGTGCATTCTGGTTGTTTTCCGCGGCCGCGGCACAATGTGCTCTGCTGTATTATGTCGTTATTTTCATGACGGCGTTGCGTTTAAGGTACTGCCATACGCAGCGCCCCAGGCCCTTTCGTGTCGGTCGAAAACCCTGGGTGATGCCTCTGGTTATCGGAGTAGGAAGTCTGAGCTGCCTGATGGCTTTTGCTTTTGGTTTTATCCCGCCCTCGGAGATGGACGCCCGACAGATCCTGCAATACGAGCTTTGGCTTGTTGGTCTGCTCGTGGGCGGATTGGCGGTTGGCGGACTAATCTATCAATGGTCGCAACGGCGTCTTTCAGTTCCGTGGCGGCTTGCTGTTCAGGAGCCGATCAGGCAGGCAGGGGCTGCGGTTGAAAATCCCAGTTGA